Proteins encoded together in one Astatotilapia calliptera chromosome 7, fAstCal1.2, whole genome shotgun sequence window:
- the pex11a gene encoding peroxisomal membrane protein 11A, with the protein MDPFVKFTSQSQGRDRIFRAAQYACSLAVYLLRNNSDRKDLVAKLKSLETSLSAGRKLLRLGNAANSIEAAKRTMQLSDRVLRLCLTVANVSRTLYFICDNVLWAKSVGLIRNIDKERWSLNSSRFYFFSLVMHLSRDVYAVLQVMTKRSRDKNFKQRMDQHLTENPEVAEVVVPHLDGFLFLLLETLKSHPDLALDSVKNICDLFIPLDKLGLYQSNGGVIGFCGLISSLIGIVTLEQPRLRIAP; encoded by the exons ATGGACCCATTTGTAAAATTCACAAGTCAGAGTCAGGGAAGGGACCGCATATTCAG GGCAGCTCAGTATGCTTGTTCACTCGCTGTTTATTTACTTCGAAACAACTCTGACAGAAAGGACCTTGTGGCAAAACTTAAAAGTCTGGAAACCAGCTTGAGCGCTGGACGAAAAT TGCTCAGGCTGGGAAATGCAGCAAATTCCATTGAGGCTGCTAAGCGAACCATGCAGCTCTCGGACCGAGTGCTGCGCCTGTGCCTTACTGTGGCCAACGTGAGCCGCACCCTCTACTTTATCTGTGACAATGTACTTTGGGCCAAAAGTGTCGGTCTTATCCGCAATATCGACAAGGAACGCTGGAGTTTAAACTCCTCCCGCTTCTACTTCTTCTCATTAGTTATGCATCTCAGCAGAGATGTTTATGCGGTTCTCCAGGTGATGACAAAGAGGTCAAGagataaaaactttaaacaGAGAATGGATCAGCATCTCACTGAGAATCCTGAAGTAGCTGAAGTTGTCGTCCCTCACCTGGATGGctttctctttctgcttttGGAAACCCTGAAATCACACCCGGACCTTGCCTTGGACTCTGTGAAAAACATCTGTGATCTCTTCATTCCCTTAGATAAGCTTGGTTTATACCAGTCAAATGGGGGAGTGATCGGATTCTGTGGTCTGATATCATCACTGATTGGGATTGTCACCCTCGAACAGCCCAGGCTAAGGATTGCACCGTGA
- the LOC113026819 gene encoding RNA polymerase II elongation factor ELL, with amino-acid sequence MAALRQEHRYGLSCAKINKNTPNQTLYHVKLTDTAIRTLEAYQNLKASLSNQPAICFKGSQGYVKIPAPTPESPDGFRVFSFYLSSDSKDKPQSSFDCIHQYVSGEGRDHLEGQGSIQDKITVCATDDSYQTTRERMSQVEKDIWSRSAIEIKPGPSKCVKVQRKQGLVSSSDSNNKHSPNNKRSLVPSPVAHRPLRDRIIHLLALKPYRKPELLLWLDRERATPKDKADLTSVLEEVAKLSPKDHSYSLKDELYRHVQREWPGYLEEEKQLIHRLLIRKLQPLHSSQLKSPQSNHSFHKPPGDSPSQLSPAKTLSVKRPSALDPSNIQTPKRQRLLDKCQPLQSPSHADFGTNGARSSSSHGNSSGHIKTEFDKTNNHLQGSPNGLYSPHKLSGSSTVPKAERTEAAPTAPTAKPPHTETSMCNDQQFTNSQHKKKRSKKHKDKERERLKADWIETSPDLKQNQENLQGHEGEKTPVSCGTAEDLPDYLTKYSIITALEQRQKYNEDFCAEYDEYRALHDRIGAITEMFVQLGSKINTLSPGTQEYKLMEEQILQKYRKYKKKFPGYREEKKRCEYLHKKLSHIKGLITEYDRAQGLS; translated from the exons ATGGCAGCGCTGAGACAGGAGCATCGGTATGGGCTCTCCTGTGctaaaatcaacaaaaacaccCCGAATCAAACTCTGTACCACGTCAAGCTCACTGACACCGCCATCCGGACCCTCGAAGCCTACCAGAACTTGAAG gCATCACTATCAAATCAGCCAGCGATTTGCTTCAAGGGGAGCCAAGGG TACGTAAAGATCCCCGCACCGACCCCCGAGTCTCCAGATGGATTCAGAGTCTTCTCATTTTACCTATCCAGTGACAGCAAAGACAAGCCTCAGTCCAGCTTCGACTGCATTCATCAGTATGTCTCAGG GGAGGGCAGGGATCACCTGGAGGGCCAGGGGAGCATTCAGGACAAGATCACAGTCTGCGCCACAGACGACTCTTATCAGACGACCCGAGAGCGCATGTCTCAGGTGGAGAAGGACATCTGGAGCCGGTCAGCAATTGAGATCAAGCCAGGCCCAA GCAAGTGTGTGAAGGTCCAGCGGAAACAAGGTCTGGTGTCAAGCTCAGATAGCAACAACAAGCACTCCCCCAACAACAAGAGGAGCCTGGTTCCCAGCCCTGTGGCACACCGGCCTTTGAGGGATCGCATCATTCATCTGTTGGCCTTAAAGCCCTACAGGAAACCCGAGCTGCTGCTGTGGCTGGATAGGGAGCGGGCAACTCCAAAGGACAAGGCTGACCTGACCTCAGTACTGGAAGAG GTTGCTAAACTGAGCCCTAAAGACCACAGCTACTCTCTGAAGGATGAGCTCTACAGACACGTCCAGAGAGAATGGCCTGGATATCTAGAAGAGGAGAAGCAGCTCATCCACCGACTTTTGATCAG GAAGCTTCAGCCACTCCACAGCAGCCAGCTGAAGAGTCCCCAGTCCAACCATTCATTCCACAAACCCCCCGGGGATTCTCCTTCACAGCTCAGTCCTGCCAAAACTCTCTCTGTG AAACGCCCATCAGCTTTGGACCCATCCAACATTCAAACCCCCAAAAGACAAAGGCTATTAGACAAGTGCCAGCCTCTGCAGTCGCCCTCCCATGCTGACTTTGGCACCAATGGGGCTCGTAGCTCCTCTAGTCATGGAAACTCTAGCGGACACATTAAAACAGAGTTTGACAAAACCAACAATCATCTTCAGGGGAGCCCAAACGGTCTGTACTCGCCACACAAACTCAGCGGGTCATCCACGGTTCCCAAAGCGGAGAGGACTGAAGCAGCTCCGACTGCACCCACCGCCAAGCCTCCGCACACTGAAACCTCCATGTGCAATGACCAGCAGTTCACCAACAgccaacataaaaagaaaagatccaaaaaacacaaagacaaagaaagagaacGCCTGAAAGCAGACTGGATAGAAACTAGCCCAGACCTGAAGCAGAATCAAGAAAATCTCCAAG GCCATGAGGGAGAGAAAACACCTGTTAGCTGTGGCACAGCAGAGGATCTGCCTGATTATTTAAC aaAATACAGCATCATAACTGCGCTGGAGCAGCGTCAGAAGTATAATGAGGACTTCTGCGCCGAGTACGATGAATACAGAGCTCTTCATGACCGGATTGGGGCTATAACAGAGATGTTTGTTCAGTTGGGCTCAAAGATCAACACTCTCTCTCCAGGAACACAAGAGTACAAG CTTATGGAGGAACAAATACTACAGAAGTATCGCAAGTACAAAAAA aAGTTTCCTGGGTATCGGGAAGAGAAAAAGCGATGCGAGTACCTCCATAAGAAACTGTCGCATATCAAAGGCCTGATCACAGAATACGACAGAGCGCAGGGACTCTCGTAG